Part of the Echeneis naucrates chromosome 1, fEcheNa1.1, whole genome shotgun sequence genome, AGGACCATTTCTTGGCAGACTTCaattggaaatgtaaatgttttcttttcttcttcggGTCTTCCCTCGTAGTGACAGGAAGATTGTACTATTACTATTTAGCAGTGTTTATGTTCTCATCTAAAGCAAATAGGGACATTATCCAACATGTCAGCAGTGTTTATGTTCTCATCTAAAGCAAATAGGGACATTATCCAAcatgtcaaactattccttttAGCAAGTTGTAGAAGAGTGACATGAACTAACCAGGAAGATCAAGAATTATCTTAATTTTAGCAGGTCAAAAAATTTCTCTTCATGGCAGACAAATTCTTTTTAGCAATCAATCtcttgataaataaaaaaagtacaCTTTAGTATATTATGTGCTAATATTTGAGCTGAACCGTATTTTTTCCTTGACAGGTCATGGAGACATTAGCCAGGTGTTCAGCTGAGGCTATGGACCTTCAGGCAACTTGGGTGAGGAGCCTTCAGGAGCTGCCTCAGTACCTGCAGCATCAGActgtctctctgttgttctTCATCTTCCAGATATACAACTTAGGCTGGCAACCGTCTGACCAAAATCAGTCTAGTCAAGTTATTGGACAGCCCCATGCCTCCAAAAACTTCTCAGCTCACAAGGGTATAGTCCAGGTCTACCCACGGGCTATTCCTGCCCCCCGAGCGAGGCGGCCTATGAGACTGCCTGTGACTGACAATGGATGTAACATTAAAGCGTGTATGCGTCGTTGAAGGCTAATTTGATATGCATGTTTATCAGCAAGTCCCACAAGTTTCAATGGGTGGTGCAAATGAGTattggtgaaaaataaaagttgtttgAAGAGACAttaactttgttttcttgtctgtAGAGTCTggcagctttttcttttttccccacaaaaagATAAGACAAACTAGCAGTTGATACTTTGCTGGCAAACATTGAAAATCTGGTGTGGAAATTGCTGCGCTTCTAGTGCAGGTgtccaactccggtcctggagggccactgtcgAACGTTTTAGATGTTGCCTGATTCAAATGGTtagctcgtcatcaagctctgctcaagtctgatcaggagtcactcatttgaatctgGTGCGTTGGAGCAGCAAACATCTAAAACACACAGGACAGTAGCCCTCCAGGATCAGCGTTGGGCACCTGTTCTAGTGTTTGAGTTGACTGGGGGCAAAAATGGTTTCTGTTCCAGTCAACTGTGCATTGTCTTTGAGCCACCCTCAAGTGGCCATTGGACAAATTACTAAAGTTTACTTCATTTCAGTCCTGCAGGTGGCcatgtggtggtggtgctgctgctgctgcttcacatgcagtcagtcattcatttcACTCAAGTGTCTGAAGTAATGAAACTGGTTTACttaaaaaattaatgaattaatctACATCAGTACTCAAGGTATTGAAATTAAGAATCTGCTAACGTCAATTTTCAGCAAAACATTACTTTATTTGACTGGTAGATTTCACTTTTGGCTGGACTCTGACTTGGATGTGGACGCCCTCAGGGAAGAAAGGCGGCGCCTCTTTGCAATCTGTTCCTGGCGTTTCTCCTTGGCCTCCTGTTTGCAcaagggagaaaaaggaaaaaaaagtgtgtgcatatatatatataacttttCATCATAGCACTTTGACCAATTCCCTCCCCACACAGATGACTTGACGATGATCAGATTAAAACCAGAACATTCACAAAAGCCTAAACTAGTCAACTGCTGGTGAAAATAATGGCCTCCGACTTCAGAATTTTATTTCTAAACTTGATTAATTGGCAGCAATGTGAAACTTTCAGAAGATTTGGCTGAGTGAACCATTAGggtaaagttttaaaatatgacattGGAGCCATATATACTAAGCTGTACTCCATGTCCCCCTAAAAGAGAAAAGTACAAATTAAGACATACCTTCATCCTCTTGGCCAGCAGCTTGGCATACTCAGATGCCTCCTCCTTGTTCTTCTGGGTGCGCTGTCTCTTGAGGGCAATACGGCGGCGCTTGTGCTGCAGAACACGGGGCGTCACCAGTCTTTGGATCCTGGGAGCCTTAGTTCTAGGCTTCTTGCCTGCCAAGGAGACAATAAATGTAATTCAATGGTGCAATTACATCCCACGTGTAAGATGCACGTGACAAATTATACTGATTCTCTATTTTACCCAACAACTCAATTTTAAACCCTTTTCTGCAGTTCAGCAGTAACCAACTATGCTTTCACTTAAGCTCCTGTAAGGAGCACAGGTAGCCTCAACCTGAGCCTTCTAGTTTTGTTGACCATGCAAGTAATGTTGAGTTTCAAGTGCACAGATTTACCAGTGGTTAGGAACACAGCTTGCACAGGGTTAGTACAAAAAGCCACTTAAACTTTGACTGCTAAAACCAACCTATATTCTGTCACAATGTAATGTGCATGTAGTGCACTGTGATGTCAGAACATTAAGGTCTTGTATATGCTGGCAGAGTACTATAAGAAATACATGGATGCTTGCGAAGACATAAGAGGGGCTCAGCACTTTCCACATGGTGAACATCAGCATCACACACTTGTCAACCTGGGACAAGGGACTGATTTGGGAGAGATGCTGACTAAGTGCAGTTCATACTAAATGATCTAAATTGAAGCTTATGTTATCGTAGGTTTGAATGCAGTTGCCCCACTTCAGACACCATGATCAACCTCTGATCATTACATACGCAGATTTGCAAAACAGAACTTTAAAAATGCCCTAAaactgttttgctttcattGGAGCTGCAATTCCCACTATTCACATCCCAGagttttcaaatgaaaccaACTTTATCTGGAAATGACAATCTCAACCTCAGTAACAGCCAATGCTAGACCCAACTTGCAGCACATGTGGTTAATGATCAAGAGCAACATCTGaagtctggggaaaaaaaaaaaaaaaaaaaaaacttaaattcCTCAGTCTTGCCTTCTTTAGTCAGGGGTCTCCTCACAACATACTGTCTAACATCATCCTCCTTGGCCAGATTGAAGAGCTTGCGGATCTTGCTGGCCCTCTTGGGACCAAGACGACGAGGGACAGTACTGTCGGTCAGCCCAGGAATGTCCTTCTCACCTGAAAACAACCAGGTCAGGACAAGATGAGCCTTTCATGCTGATTAAAACACTTGCATAACATTCAGCAAAGCCTAAAAGACCCCTTCACCATGGTGTCATTCAGTTCGTTTAAAGTAAGATTCTACAAAGACCTAATATGCAGTATATTAGATTATTTACAAATCCATATTGAACCATTTGTAATATTCAGTCATGAGAGAGCAATGCAGTTCAACCATCCATATTAGTGGGTCTGGTCGCATCTGGTAAGCAGCTCCACAGTTACTCTGGCAACACACTGTCCCCCCTTAATGACTACAGACTAATCAAAAAGGGTCTACTGGTGTGCCAATGGCAAAAGTTACAGATAGCTAGAGACACTCCAATACCAGAATTTGACACTTTACAAATAAAGCCTTTGTAGTGGTATACAGCACAAAATCTTTGTTGGTTTGCTTCCAAGTGCATCCACTATTTCCATAGTAGACATCAGCTAATTTGAATGCGTTACCTTTCTTCACGATAACCAAGTTGAGAACACTGAGGTTGGCATCAACAATGCAACCACGGACAGACTTGCGCTTGCGCTCCCCAGTCCTGCGGGGACGGTAGCAGGAGTGACCCTTGCTGAGCAGCAGGCGCACACGGCCATGGGTCAGCACACCCTGCTTCATGGGGAAACCCTGCTTGTCATTGCCTCCACTGATGCGCACCACATAACCCTGCAAAACAGGGGaaatttttatacttttttttttaacttcgCTGCCTTTCCCTTTAGGATGCCTGgtacacaataaaaaaaaaaaaaaagtattgcaTAAAAATGTTACACATATTTTAAGCTTTCACAAGTTTTTGACTGGATACACAAACTGTTAAAACTTTGATACCCTCCAGATTTAACATGttcctgtatttattttcttaaacaaTCAATGACTAAATTCAAAGCTTCTCCTGTCCCGCAGCAAGATACAACAGTTCAACTTCTTCCATTTCTTCAACTAACTTCTCAAACTGCCTATTACTATAAACTATAGCAAGGCAATTTATGATATTGCTTTGGACAGGAGAGACCTGAGACAGTGATGCTGTTACGAACAGCCACAGTATGGTCTGGTCGTATCTGGTGAGCATCTGTGCAGTTTCTTTAGCAACACACTGTCCCCCCTTGATGACTACAGATCAGTCAAAAAGGGTCTACTGGTGtgcaaataaaatatacaatatcTATAAAACACATTCTAATGAAACTAGGCGCACACACGTTGACCGTGAAGTACAAGGTGTCAAGGACCTAGAAGAGCATGCATCAGTGCTTACCTTCCACTCATCTCCCAGGGGGTCAGCAGACACCTCAGTGGCCATACGCTTCTCATAGAAAGTACGCAGCTTGCGCTCATCATCTACTTCAATCAGCTTCTGGCAGCCAGTAGCGGGGAATGAGATGTTCAGCTGCAAAAGAGAGCCAGACAGTAGTTGCCGAGGTCTACTTCGGTCATGACAGGATACTGTGTACGGAGGTACAACTACTCCACGTGCTTAGGTTAAGGTTAAATGCCATTGTTAGGTTAGGGCTGGGAAAAAAATCCCTGACAGTAGGATGTAGTTTGAATCTCAGGCAGGGACGGCGGAGGCCTGTTAGCGTCTCTGCCGGCTAGAAACTCAATGCTTACTAGTGCTAGTCCTCAAGTGCTGCTAACAATAATACAACGTGTTTTCAAACTGAAGTTCACCTTAGGCAAGACGGAAGTGTCGTCTAAAATTAGCTACCATAGTCTGAAAACCAATTATTGGAGTGAAATTAGAGTTTAATTCGGGCACATTTTCCTCTGTGCTCCGCCATGTTTCCGTAGCTCCGTACAACTCTCTACAACCCATCACAATCAGAGCTCATCCTCAGAGTCAGCGCCGAGTGAGTCCCCTCAGAGCTGCCTGAGTTAAAGTTCAAAATCAGAGCTTCACACATGCTAGAGTATTTCAAAGAAAGCATCTTCAGACGGACATTTACACTTAGCAAGTTGTTGTACCTTCATTTTGCCAAACCGACCCAACGACGGTCCGCCACGGAAAAGAGACCGGATATCCGCCCCGTGGTCTCACATAGGCCTGACGTGCTCTCGCGATAgttgcctctcttttttttttttttttattagagcAAAACTGAAAGTTATGAGTGAAATACCattaaaataccaaaaataatttcaccCCATTTCAGAGGGAAATCTAAATAAATTTTTACTCTTTACTCTACAACTGCTTTTCAGATTAAAATACTCATGAAGACATTTCCTGTACTTTTGATACATCTGAAGGATATTTAGCTGATAATATTATCCTTACTTGttagtgttttctgtttccctTTCACCTTCCTTCTATTTTAACCAAAACCTTTAttccaacacatacacacaaaagtgTCTTGTTTAAAGGGACTAGAGGTGCTCCAGCTCGTTGCTTACGGCCACACCATCCTGAACACGCCTCATCgcggaagctaagcagggtcaggcctggttagtacttggatgggagaccgcctgggaataccaggtgctgcAAGCTTTTGCACTTGTTATGGACACACGAGTTTCAATAAACAGTACATGTGCACAGTGTACATCTTTCTCACTTTTATGGTGGATggatgaaagaaacaaagaaaggggAACAATGCCAAAGCCACTGTGCATCACGAGGCTcatgtttaaaatacaaatgcCATTCCTCATGTATCATATAAAACATACTGATGGAGGAGTATCCACAGTATTTTGTCTAGTAAAAGAAATTATATCACACTCCAAGCCCtgtttaaagttaaaatatttACTCAGTCTCATCAAGGAAATACACTTTGAATACCTCTTGTTTTAAGATTATTACATTTCCACTACGGATCAGCAGCAACTGAGACAAAAACTGATGCTCTCCAATAAATTCCTGATTCTTAGATAAGTTATGGTGCCCCTTATAGCTGATCTGCAAAATCAGATCCGGCCCTCGGTGTAATTATGTTTGGCCCGCGAGATCATACCAAATATGTATTAGAGCTGGCCCGTCAGTATATAGCGCATACACCACAAATACTACAAGTCCCAGAGTGCTTTGCGTTGCCGCTCAGCGCCCCCTCCCTTTCTGCTGACAGTCATCAGCATTCGTTCTACCGGACACCTCGGACAGACTCATCTCACCCGCCGTGTTGCCTAATGCacagtttgctgaaaaacaGCGTACTCAGCACCGAGTTCACCGACTTTGGACTGCTCAGTAATCGGTTTGCTGTTGACGTGGAAAGTGCACCAGCCAACGTCCAAATGGAGCTGATGAAGTCCAGTGTGGTGACAGCTGAAGTCAAAGTGTGAGTCTGTGGGTGCTGTtcagtttccatgtttcctccgACACACTGCCCAACTCTGCCCAAGCTGCTCAAAGGCTCTCTGTGTGAGCAGCTGGTGTCTTTGATGAAGATGGAGGAGTCTCCCTGATGATCCTCACAGCCTGACCCAGACGGGCATCAGAGTAAATCAGAACAAACTGAGCTTGAATGAATGTTCTTTTTATGCACTTTTTCTACTCCAAGGCATACACTGTTGATAGTTGAATCTTCattgaaggaaatatttttggttgttttgttgttggcctgttaaaaaatatttacattaaataggaACGCGAAAggctacagatggagagagacataaTAAGAAACGAATACgactgatgtgttttatttcaaatttaatttctcatgtgtTAATAAAATTAAGCTTTGGTTGTTCCAGATTCAATGTTTACGCAAAATTAAAGTTGTTTCTATTTGAAAAGGTTCAACATTATGTGACACCCATGAATGTGTGAATCACATTATATggtttaattgtttcagttttgatgtgtttattgtgacagcagagccTTTTTCAAGTGAATTTTAAAGTGATGGATATTTGGAGTCAATTCCTAGTTTTCGCCACAAGGGGCATCACCTCTGTAGTGAGTCGGTGTGATGAGGCTGGTATTCAACTCTCGCCTTCAGTGCAACAGAAGGAAACACGTTACCTGCTGCCTGTTGAGAATGTGTTTTAAGAGAGTTTGTTGGATTTATGTAatgtttcctctaaatggatAGTGTATTCATCCTCACTAGctgttattttcttcttcaaaaagTAATCAAATTTTATACAGCTTTATGTTAGATGTGGAATAGTATCCATCAGTCAGCTACCTGAAAACTAAATAGTGCAGTCAGTCTGTAAGTGAAAAACCAAAGGATTTTGGGAGAATATTTTGGGAGTAACAGAACACATAGTGttgagattattattattgaccCTAAGCAGGGTCtggcctggttagtacttggatgggagaccgcctggaAATACCAGGTGCTGTAGGGTTTTGCACTTGTCAtggcaaagaaatgaaaatctgaatttacCTGCTGGACCTGAACCAAGAAcacaaatcacagcaaaataaaacGTGACAGTCAACCACAAGGCATGATGGGATTAGAATCTTCAGTTTTTAGGATCTGAGGACTTTTTCTTAAATACAGATCTGACaagatttcaaataaatgtgtgttgtgGAAAATCCTCACACAGATGTCGACGTACCTCATCAATGTAAAATAAGACAAGTGTTTCAAAAGGATTGAGACtcaacagagagacacagaagatAAAGACTACAACTGATGCAAATTCTAGTTTATGGCCATACTGCCCTGAACACGCCCAATCTCATCCAATCTCagaagctaagcagggtcagGCCTGGTTTGTACTTGGATAGGAGACTGCCCTGCTTATATCTCAGACGAGGAAATCGTGCAGAAGCTTGAGGGATGGGGTGTATCGGCCACATCTGCAATTAGAAGGAGGATGTGGCCGGGCACACAAGTAGCAGACTGGAtgagatttttaaaagtaaaatttacCGACAAAGTTCAATCCTTTCCTTATTCAGTAAAATTTGAAACAGCAACACGGCCTGAATACTTTAGAGTCATTCATGATAGACAAACAAAAGTCTGCAGGATGTGCCTCCAGCCGGGGCACATCCTGAGAGAGTGCCCAGAGTTCTCCTGTCACAAGTGCGGAATCCAGGGACACTATGCGAGGGAGTAcagcagacaacaaaaaaattataaaaaaaatgtgaggtGTGCTGCAACCTGATGGAAGTTTGCAGTTGCAATTATAATGAGTCTGATGTGGTGGCGGGGTTCGGATCAGAGTCTATGTCAACAGAGGCGGAGGACATgagtgagaaggaggaggaagcagaagagGCCGGTGAGGGGGGCAACGGCACCGTAGAAGGGACTGGCAGAGAGGGTCTCCCCCAGGGGAAGGGTTCCTAGCCCCCCAAAAGATGCACAGTGCCTGGCCACAAAACTGGGTGAGCGTAGAGAGGGGCTGAGCTCAGGCTCAGGCTCccgagagggaggaaggggccGGAGCCGTCTCCAGCCCTGGAATCAATGGAAGTGGGGGAGACCCTGAGTGacctgcagcaggcagcagcagccggccttaacctcctcccaggttctctgtcagcatgggaaatcagacagtgacttGGAGATGGATGTCGCCACTATTCagagcatcaggaagcagcatAACTCTAATACAACCTctagaacaaagaaaaggaagaagaaaaaaaagaacaa contains:
- the rps6 gene encoding small ribosomal subunit protein eS6 — encoded protein: MKLNISFPATGCQKLIEVDDERKLRTFYEKRMATEVSADPLGDEWKGYVVRISGGNDKQGFPMKQGVLTHGRVRLLLSKGHSCYRPRRTGERKRKSVRGCIVDANLSVLNLVIVKKGEKDIPGLTDSTVPRRLGPKRASKIRKLFNLAKEDDVRQYVVRRPLTKEGKKPRTKAPRIQRLVTPRVLQHKRRRIALKRQRTQKNKEEASEYAKLLAKRMKEAKEKRQEQIAKRRRLSSLRASTSKSESSQK